A genomic segment from Mucilaginibacter terrenus encodes:
- a CDS encoding DUF1684 domain-containing protein, with protein sequence MKNLLFIFFAMLCINGFAQDHKTQIEEFRNKYKADFLSDARSPLKKEDLALLRFYDADSTYRVTAQVEVLNNEALFMMPVFSGTQSEYVRYATLKFTLKGKPLQLTLYKSTALAKIPQYANYLFLPFTDDTNGAETYDGGRYIDLSTQDIKNNMLVLDFNKAYNPYCAFSSGYSCPKPPDENKLPLKIEAGEQKFAGGKKH encoded by the coding sequence GATGCTTTGCATCAACGGCTTTGCACAGGACCATAAAACACAAATAGAAGAGTTCCGGAACAAGTATAAGGCCGACTTTTTGAGCGATGCACGTTCTCCGTTGAAAAAGGAAGACCTGGCGCTTTTACGTTTTTACGACGCCGACAGCACTTACCGGGTTACCGCTCAGGTGGAGGTACTAAATAACGAAGCGTTGTTTATGATGCCGGTATTCAGCGGCACCCAAAGCGAGTATGTACGATACGCTACCCTGAAGTTTACACTTAAAGGAAAGCCCCTGCAACTTACCCTGTACAAAAGCACGGCACTTGCCAAAATACCGCAGTACGCCAATTACCTATTCCTGCCCTTTACTGATGACACAAACGGCGCCGAAACCTACGACGGCGGCAGGTATATTGACCTGAGTACACAGGACATTAAGAACAACATGCTGGTGCTCGACTTTAACAAAGCATACAATCCCTATTGCGCATTCAGCAGCGGTTACTCCTGCCCAAAACCGCCGGATGAAAACAAGCTGCCACTGAAAATAGAAGCAGGCGAGCAAAAGTTCGCAGGCGGAAAGAAGCATTAA